The Impatiens glandulifera chromosome 8, dImpGla2.1, whole genome shotgun sequence genome includes a window with the following:
- the LOC124912856 gene encoding uncharacterized protein LOC124912856 has protein sequence MPKQSRSRSCQQKDSITVKHHYQFDVFVAAIDFQIEELNSRFKDEAVELLKLSGALEPKDNFKLLNVDHIYQLAEKFYHLDFDAQDLHHLRTQLAHYEFDMPVNERFQNLSTISELCRRLVETNKSKTYNLIDRLIRLVLTLPVSTATTERAFSAMKLVKTTLHNKMEEEFLTDSMIVYIERELSENIDNDTIIKEFYSKKNRRAQLQ, from the exons ATGCCAAAACAAAG TAGAAGTCGTTCTTGTCAACAAAAGGATTCGATTACAGTTAAGCACCACTATCAATTTGATGTATTTGTTGCTGCAATAGATTTTCAAATTGAAGAGCTCAATAGTAGATTCAAGGACGAGGCAGTCGAACTTCTTAAGCTCAGTGGTGCTTTGGAACCTAAAGACAACTTTAAACTTCTTAATGTTGATCACATCTATCAACTTGCTGAGAAATTCTATCATCTAGATTTTGATGCACAAGATTTGCACCACTTGAGAACACAATTGGCTCACTATGAGTTTGACATGCCCGTCAATGAAAGATTTCAGAATTTATCAACTATTTCTGAATTATGTCGAAGATTAGTTGAGACAAATAAGTCAAAAACCTACAATTTGATCGATAG GTTGATTCGTCTTGTTTTAACTCTTCCCGTTTCTACAGCAACAACGGAACGAGCATTTTCAGCTATGAAGCTCGTGAAAACAACTCTTCATAACAAGATGGAAGAAGAGTTTTTAACAGATTCTATGATCGTCTATATTGAACGAGAGTTGTCTGAAAACATTGATAATGATacaataattaaagaattttattctaaaaagaATAGAAGGGCACAACTTCAATAA
- the LOC124912191 gene encoding ammonium transporter 1 member 1-like translates to MASSAFNCSVEQLSLFFGPNTTNANGAAAYICDHLSTFSNNFKDTSYAIDSTYLLFSAYLVFSMQLGFAMLCAGSVRAKNTMNIMLTNVLDAAAGGLFYYLFGFAFAFGGPSNGFIGKHNFGLKSIPTIDFDYSYFLYQWAFAIAAAGITSGSIAERTQFVAYLIYSSFLTGFVYPVVSHWFWSKDGWASPTNTQLLFGSGVIDFAGSGVVHMVGGIAGFYGALIEGPRIGRFENSGRAVSLRGHSASLVVLGTFLLWFGWYGFNPGSFTKILVPYAVSGDYYGQWSAVGRTAVTTTLAGCTAALTTLFGKRILSGHWNVTDVCNGLLGGFAAITAGCSVVEPWAAVICGFVSALVLIGCNKLAERFKFDDPLEAAQLHGGCGTWGVLFTALFASEKYVGEIYGEGRPYGLFMGGGGRLLAAHVIQILAIIGWVSVTMGPLFLILKKLNLLRISAEDEMSGMDLTRHGGFAYDYDQDEPQKYGAQMKRIEPAGSI, encoded by the coding sequence ATGGCTTCCTCCGCCTTCAACTGCTCCGTTGAACAACTATCCCTATTCTTCGGTCCCAACACCACAAACGCCAATGGCGCCGCCGCCTACATCTGCGACCATCTTTCAACTTTTTCCAACAATTTCAAAGATACATCATACGCCATAGATTCAACCTATCTCCTTTTCTCCGCTTATCTAGTTTTCTCTATGCAACTCGGATTCGCCATGCTCTGTGCTGGTTCTGTTCGAGCTAAAAACACCATGAACATCATGCTAACAAACGTCCTAGATGCCGCCGCCGGTGGTCTCTTTTACTATCTATTCGGTTTCGCTTTCGCCTTTGGAGGTCCATCAAATGGGTTCATCGGAAAACACAACTTCGGTCTCAAATCAATTCCCACTATCGATTTCGACTATAGCTATTTCCTCTATCAATGGGCTTTCGCCATCGCCGCCGCAGGAATCACCAGCGGGTCAATTGCAGAAAGAACCCAGTTCGTTGCTTATTTGATTTACTCATCTTTCCTAACCGGATTCGTTTACCCGGTCGTCTCCCACTGGTTCTGGTCTAAAGATGGGTGGGCTAGTCCTACCAACACCCAGCTCTTGTTCGGATCCGGAGTTATCGATTTCGCCGGATCCGGTGTTGTTCATATGGTGGGTGGTATAGCCGGGTTTTACGGAGCTTTGATTGAAGGTCCGAGGATAGGACGGTTCGAGAATTCGGGTCGGGCAGTGTCACTCCGGGGACACAGTGCTTCTCTGGTTGTTTTAGGAACTTTTCTATTATGGTTCGGATGGTACGGGTTTAACCCAGGTTCGTTTACAAAAATTCTAGTCCCGTATGCTGTCAGCGGGGATTATTATGGGCAATGGAGTGCAGTAGGAAGGACGGCGGTAACCACCACTCTAGCCGGGTGTACAGCGGCGTTAACGACCCTATTCGGGAAAAGAATCCTGTCGGGTCATTGGAATGTAACCGATGTATGTAACGGGTTATTAGGTGGGTTCGCAGCAATCACAGCCGGTTGTTCAGTGGTTGAGCCATGGGCTGCGGTTATATGTGGGTTCGTGTCGGCTTTGGTTCTAATTGGGTGTAATAAGTTAGCCGAAAGGTTTAAATTTGATGACCCATTAGAGGCTGCCCAACTTCATGGTGGTTGTGGGACATGGGGGGTTTTGTTTACGGCTTTGTTTGCAAGTGAGAAATATGTCGGGGAGATTTACGGCGAAGGGAGACCTTATGGGTTGTTTATGGGCGGCGGAGGACGGTTGTTGGCGGCGCATGTGATACAAATATTGGCTATTATAGGGTGGGTGAGTGTTACTATGGGTCCTTTgtttttgattttgaagaaattgAATTTACTTAGGATATCTGCTGAAGATGAGATGTCGGGTATGGATTTGACCCGACATGGTGGATTTGCTTATGATTATGATCAAGATGAACCGCAGAAATATGGGGCACAGATGAAGAGGATTGAACCAGCTGGTTCGATTTAA